TTGGGATCGGGCGCGGGCGGCGGAACGGGCGGCATGGATTCAGTATCGCACGGTGCGACAGGCAGCATTCAGCGGTCAGCCAGTCGGCACTCGGCCATTTGCCTGCCCGCGTCAACTCCTGTAAAATCTATGTCTTGTCCCACCAGTTCTGATTCCACCTGGAGCAGTCATGGCGAGAGTTTGCGACATTTGCGGCAAGGGGCCGCAGTTCGGCAACAACATCAGTCACGCCCACAACAAGACCAAGCGGCGCTGGAACGTGAACCTGCGCCCGGTGCGCGCCCGCGTCATGGGCGCCAGCAAGCGGATGCGCGTCTGCACCGGCTGCCTGCGCAGCGGCAAAGTCGTAAAAGCCTAGACTTCCGCGATCACATCAATCTCCACCAGCGCGTCCTTGGGCAGGCCGGCGACTGCGACCGTGGCCCGCGCCGGCGGCTCGGTCTTGAAATACTTCGCGTACACCTCGTTCATGGCGGCGAAGTCCGCCATGGTGCGCAGGTAGACCGTGGTCTTCACCACCCGCTCCAGATCGCTGCCGGCGGCTTCCACGACGGCCCGCAGGTTCTGGAGCACGCGTTCGGTCTGCGCCGCCACGTCGCTTCCCACCATGGCGCCGGTCTTCGGATCCAAAGCCACCTGCCCGGAGACGAAGACGAATCCTCCCGCCTTGATTCCCTGCGAATAGGGGCCGATGGCTTTCGGTGCTTCGTTCGAATCGACCGGATAGCGCATGAAGTTCCTCCTGACTAGAGTTTGAGCACTCGCTGCACGTCGCGCACACCGGGGACCTTGCGCAGCCCGGCGACGATGCGGTCCAGGTGCTTGACGTCCTCGACGTCGATGACCACGCCAATGCTGGCGTGGCGATCTTCGCTATCGGCCTCGATGTTGCGGATGTTGGTGCTGTCGTCGCTGATGATGCTGGTGACCTGCTTCAGCATGCCGGCGCGGTTGTCGCAGTAGAGCGTGAGCTTCACCGGATAGGTGCCGGAGCGCTTGTCCTTGGCCCACTCCACCACGATGCGCCGGTCCGCTTCGTACATGAGGTTATTGACGTTGGGACAGGTCTTGGAGTGGACGGCCACGCCCTTGCCGCGGGTGACGTAGCCGATGATGTTCTCGCCGCGGATGGGATTGCAGCAGCGGGCGCGATAGACCATGAGGTCGTCGTGCCCGCGGACCTTGATGGCGCCGGAATCCGCGCTCCAGCCGAACACCCGGCGCATGGCGCTGGTGATCTTCCCCGGCTGCTCCTCCGCGGCCGCTTCCTTCTCCGAGGCCGGCGCCAGGTGCCCCAGCACCTGCCGCGTCGAGAACTTGCCGTAGCCGATGCCCGCCATCAGATCATCGGGCCCTCCCAGGCCGTACTCCGAGGCCACGCGCTGGAACTCGGCTTCCTCGATCTCCTTCAGCGCCACGCGATACTTGCGCGCTTCCTTCTCGATGAGCTTGCGCCCGATCTCGATGGCGCGCTCGCGCTCGTGGATATTGAGCCAGTGCTTGATCTTGTTGCGCGCGCGCGATGACTTGGCGAATCCCAGCCAGTCGCGGTTGGGCTTGTGGCCCGCCTGGGTCATGATCTCCACGATGTCGCCGTTGTTGAGCGTGGTGCGCAGCGGCACCATGCGCCCATTCACCTTGGCCCCGGTGCAGGTGTGCCCCACCTCGGTGTGGATGGCGTAGGCGAAGTCCACCACGGTCGCGTCCCGCGGCAGGATGACGATCCTCCCTTTGGGCGTGAAGGTGTGTACCTCTTCCGGGTAGAGGTCGATCTTGAGCGTGGAGAGGAACTCGTTGGGATCGCTGACGTCCTGTTGCCACTCCACCACCTGCCGCACCCAGGCCAGCCGCTGCTCGTCCTTGGCGGTGACCGGAGCGCCGTCCTTGTACTTCCAGTGCGCCGCGATGCCTTCCTCGGCCAGCTTGTGCATCTCCTCGGTGCGGATCTGCACCTCGAAGGGCGTGCCGTTCTCCGCGATGACCGTGGTGTGCAGCGACTGGTAGAGGTTGGGCCGCGGCATGGCGATGAAGTCCTTGATGCGCCCCGGCACCGGCTGCCACAGGTTGTGGATCGCGCCCAGCACGCCGTAGCAGTCCTTCACCGACTTGGTCACGATGCGGATGGCCAGCAGGTCGTACACCTGGTCCACGGTGATGCGCTGGCGCTGCAGCTTCTGGTAGATGCTGTAGTAGCGCTTGATGCGGCTCTCCACCTTGGCCGTGATGCCGTTCTCCTTGAGCTTCTCGCGGATGACGGCCTCGATCTGCTCCAGGAAGTGCTCGCCGGTCTTGCGACGGGCTTCGACGGCGTCCTTGACCTGGCGGTAGCCGATGGGATCGACGTGGCTGAAGGCCAAGTCCTCGAGCTCGCCGCGGACTTTGCCCATGCCCAGGCGGTGGGCGATGGGCGCGTAGATCTCCAGCGTCTCGCGGGCGATCTGCTCCTGGCGCGCGGGTTTCAGGTGGGCCAGGGTGCGCATGTTGTGCAGGCGGTCGGCCAGCTTGATGAGCACCACACGGATGTCGTCCACCATGGCCAGCATCATCTTGCGGACGTTCTCCGCCTGGCGCTCCTCGCGGGTGGCAAAGTCGATCTTGGAGATCTTGGTGACGCCCTCGACGATCTGCGCCACCGGCTCGCCGAACTCCCGCCGGATGTCGTCCACGGTGACCACGGTGTCTTCCACCAGGTCGTGGAGCAGGCCGGCGGCGATGGCGGTGGCGTCCAGCTTCATTTCCGCCAGCACCATGGCTACCTGCAAGGGATGCACCAGGTAGGGCTCGCCGGAGGCGCGCGACTGCCCGCGGTGATGCTCCAGCGAGTAGTCGTAGGCCTTGCGGATGATCTCCAGATCGTCGCTCGGCCGATTGGCGCGGACCTTCTTCAGCAGGTCGCGGTACTTGGTGACCGTGAGGACGTTGGTGGCGATCTGATGGCGCAGGGTAGCCACGGTTAGCCTGATTATAGCTGTGCGCTCACGCCCCTTGTCCCCGGCTCCGGGAACAGGCATAATGCGCCGCGCAAAGACGGGAGAGACCCATGTACTGCATCGCCTGCGGCGCCCAGAACTCCGACCAGGACAAGTTCTGCAACCGGTGCGGCAAGCCGCTGGTCACCGCCGCGGGCGCCGGCGCCCAGATCGCCGCCGTAGCGTCCGCTGCTCCCGTCGCGCCAAGCACCGCCTATCGCCAGGGGAACAGGCTGGTCGTCCCCAAAGGCGCGCCGCTGCCGCCGTACTGCGTGAAGTGCGGGCAGCCGGTGACGGGCGAGCCGCTCAAGAAGATCTTCTTCTGGCATAACCCCTGGCTTTTCCTGATTGCTCTCTTGAGTCCGATCATCTACATCATCGTGGCGATGATCGTGCGCAAGCGCGCCGATGTGGCGATTCCCATGTGCGACGAACACCGCCAGCGCCGCAAGAACCTGATCATCGCCGCCTGGGTCCTCGGCTTGGGCTGTATCCCCGGCGGGATCCTGGTGGGCTCGCTGATCCACGACTCCGACGCCGGCGCCGGCCTGGGCTTCCTGGTGGGCCTGCTGATGCTGATCGGATCCATCGTTACCTCGACCCTGGCCCGCCCCATGAGGCCGAGGGAGATCGCCGAGTTTTCCGCGACCTTCTCCGGCGTCGGCGAGCAGTTCCTAACCCACCTGCCGTCGCGGTAAGGATGGTGTGGAACAGGCGCGGACTGTGTGGCACAGGCGTCCTCGCCTGTGCAGCGTCCCGAAGGGATGCTCCCGTTGACACTCCGCCCGCACTCCATAAGAATGACCAGCGATGAACATCCTGGTCAGCGGCGCCACGGGGCTGGTGGGCTCCGCGCTCATCCCCGCGCTTGAATCCGCGGGACATACCGTTCGCCGCCTGGTGCGCCAGCGCCCCGAAGCCGGCTCGCCGGACGTCTACTGGGACCCGATGGGTTCGTTCGATCCGGTGGGCGGCATCGAAGGCTTCGACGCCGTGGTGCACCTGGCGGGGGAGAGCGTGGCCGCGCGCTGGACCCGCAACAAGAAGGCGCGCATCCTCAACAGCCGCAAGCAGGGCACCATGACGCTGGCTTCGGCCGCAGCCCGCAGCAAGAAGCCGCCCAAGGTGATGGTCTCCGCCTCCGCCGTCGGCTACTACGGCAATCGCGGCGACGAAGTGCTGACCGAGGAGAGCGCCGCCGGCTCCGACTTCCTTGCCGACGTGGCGCGCCAGTGGGAGACGGCCACCGCACCTGCTGCCAAGGCCGGCATCCGCACCGTGATGCTGCGCATCGGATTCATCCTCAGCCCGCGCGGCGGCGGACTGGCCCGCATGCTCCCGCCGTTCCGCATGGGCCTGGGCGGAAAGCTAGGTAGCGGCCGCCAGTGGATG
This Terriglobales bacterium DNA region includes the following protein-coding sequences:
- the rpmB gene encoding 50S ribosomal protein L28, which translates into the protein MARVCDICGKGPQFGNNISHAHNKTKRRWNVNLRPVRARVMGASKRMRVCTGCLRSGKVVKA
- a CDS encoding RidA family protein gives rise to the protein MRYPVDSNEAPKAIGPYSQGIKAGGFVFVSGQVALDPKTGAMVGSDVAAQTERVLQNLRAVVEAAGSDLERVVKTTVYLRTMADFAAMNEVYAKYFKTEPPARATVAVAGLPKDALVEIDVIAEV
- a CDS encoding bifunctional (p)ppGpp synthetase/guanosine-3',5'-bis(diphosphate) 3'-pyrophosphohydrolase gives rise to the protein MATLRHQIATNVLTVTKYRDLLKKVRANRPSDDLEIIRKAYDYSLEHHRGQSRASGEPYLVHPLQVAMVLAEMKLDATAIAAGLLHDLVEDTVVTVDDIRREFGEPVAQIVEGVTKISKIDFATREERQAENVRKMMLAMVDDIRVVLIKLADRLHNMRTLAHLKPARQEQIARETLEIYAPIAHRLGMGKVRGELEDLAFSHVDPIGYRQVKDAVEARRKTGEHFLEQIEAVIREKLKENGITAKVESRIKRYYSIYQKLQRQRITVDQVYDLLAIRIVTKSVKDCYGVLGAIHNLWQPVPGRIKDFIAMPRPNLYQSLHTTVIAENGTPFEVQIRTEEMHKLAEEGIAAHWKYKDGAPVTAKDEQRLAWVRQVVEWQQDVSDPNEFLSTLKIDLYPEEVHTFTPKGRIVILPRDATVVDFAYAIHTEVGHTCTGAKVNGRMVPLRTTLNNGDIVEIMTQAGHKPNRDWLGFAKSSRARNKIKHWLNIHERERAIEIGRKLIEKEARKYRVALKEIEEAEFQRVASEYGLGGPDDLMAGIGYGKFSTRQVLGHLAPASEKEAAAEEQPGKITSAMRRVFGWSADSGAIKVRGHDDLMVYRARCCNPIRGENIIGYVTRGKGVAVHSKTCPNVNNLMYEADRRIVVEWAKDKRSGTYPVKLTLYCDNRAGMLKQVTSIISDDSTNIRNIEADSEDRHASIGVVIDVEDVKHLDRIVAGLRKVPGVRDVQRVLKL
- a CDS encoding zinc-ribbon domain-containing protein, which produces MYCIACGAQNSDQDKFCNRCGKPLVTAAGAGAQIAAVASAAPVAPSTAYRQGNRLVVPKGAPLPPYCVKCGQPVTGEPLKKIFFWHNPWLFLIALLSPIIYIIVAMIVRKRADVAIPMCDEHRQRRKNLIIAAWVLGLGCIPGGILVGSLIHDSDAGAGLGFLVGLLMLIGSIVTSTLARPMRPREIAEFSATFSGVGEQFLTHLPSR
- a CDS encoding TIGR01777 family oxidoreductase, which produces MNILVSGATGLVGSALIPALESAGHTVRRLVRQRPEAGSPDVYWDPMGSFDPVGGIEGFDAVVHLAGESVAARWTRNKKARILNSRKQGTMTLASAAARSKKPPKVMVSASAVGYYGNRGDEVLTEESAAGSDFLADVARQWETATAPAAKAGIRTVMLRIGFILSPRGGGLARMLPPFRMGLGGKLGSGRQWMSWVSIHDVVGAIQHALATEALQGPVNTVAPHPVTNAEFTRTLGRVLSRPTIFPMPGFAARLAFGEMGDALLLASQRVQPVKLQSSGFQFRHPELEGALRELLKP